In Maylandia zebra isolate NMK-2024a linkage group LG12, Mzebra_GT3a, whole genome shotgun sequence, a single genomic region encodes these proteins:
- the cltcl1 gene encoding clathrin heavy chain 1 isoform X2, with amino-acid sequence MAQILPIRFQEHLQLQNLGVNPANIGFSYLTMESDKFICIREKVGEQNQVVIVDMSDPTNPIRRPISADSAIMNPASKVIALKAAKTLQIFNIEMKSKMKAHTMSEEVMFWKWISVNTVALVTDTAVYHWSMEGDSQPTKVFDRHASLAGCQIINYRTDEQQKWLLLIGISAQQNRVVGAMQLYSVDRKVSQPIEGHAAAFGEFKVEGNAKPSTLFCFAVRSQAGGKLHIIEVGQPAAGNQPFAKKAVDVFFPPEAQTDFPVAMQIGSKHGVIYLITKYGYIHLYDLESGVCIYMNRISAETIFVTAPHEATSGIIGVNKKGQVLSVCVEEENIVNYATNVLQNPDLALRIAVRSNLAGAEELFARKFNTLFAQGSYSEAAKVAASAPKGILRTAETIRKFQSVPAQPGQASPLLQYFGILLDQGQLNKFESLELCRPVLQQGRKQLLEKWLKEDKLECSEELGDLVKASDPTLALSVYLRANVPNKVIQCFAETGQFQKIVLYAKKVGYTPDWVFLLRNVMRVNPDQGLQFAQMLVQDEEPLANINQIVDVFMEGSLIQQCTSFLLDALKNNRPAEGHLQTRLLEMNLIHAPQVADAILGNQMFTHYDRAHVAQLCEKAGLLQRALEHYTDLYDIKRAVVHTHLLNPEWLVNFFGSLSVEDSLECLRAMLSANIRQNLQLCVQVASKYHEQLGTQALVELFESFKSYEGLFYFLGSIVNFSQEPDVHFKYIQAACKTGQIKEVERICRESNCYDPDRVKNFLKEAKLTDQLPLIIVCDRFDFVHDLVLYLYRNSLQKYIEIYVQKVNPSRLPVVIGGLLDVDCSEDVIKNLIMVVRGQFSTDELVDEVEKRNRLKLLLPWLESRIHEGCEEPATHNALAKIYIDSNNTPERFLKENPFYDSAVVGRYCEKRDPHLACVAYERGQCDLDLIKVCNENSLFKSEARYLVRRKDPELWATVLEENNPFRRQLIDQVVQTALSETQDPEEVSVTVKAFMTADLPNELIELLEKIVLDNSVFSEHRNLQNLLILTAIKADRTRVMEYINRLDNYDAPDIANIAISNELFEEAFAIFKKFDVNTSAIQVLIEHIGNLDRAYEFAERCNEPAVWSQLARAQLHRDLVKEAIDSYIKAVDPSAYMEVVNAASKNNNWEDLVKFLQMARKKARESYVETELIFALAKTNRLAELEEFVSGPNNAHIQQVGDRCYEEGMYEAAKLLYNNVSNFARLASTLVHLGEYQAAVDSARKANSTRTWKEVCFACVDGEEFRLAQICGLHIVIHADELEDLISYYQDRGYFEELIALLEAALGLERAHMGMFTELAILYSKFKPQKMREHLELFWSRVNIPKVLRAAEQSHLWAELVFLYDKYEEYDNAVITMMTHPTDAWKEGLFKDIIAKVANVELYYKSLSFYLDYKPLLLNDLLTILSPRLDHSRAVIFFSKMNQLKLVKPYLRSVQNHNNKSVNEALNNLLTEEEDYQGLRASIDAYDNFDTIGLAQRLEKHELIEFRRIAAYLYKGNNRWRQSVELCKKDKLYKDAMLYAAESKDAELAETLLQWFLEEGRKECFAACLFASYDLLHPDVVLELAWRHNIMDFAMPYFIQVMREYFTKVDKLEEAESQRKTEEEVTEPQPMVFGQQLMLTASPSPVATQPAYPGYGYPPAAAAGYPAQPAYGFSM; translated from the exons ATGGCTCAGATACTGCCGATACGATTTCAGGAGCATCTGCAG cTGCAGAACCTGGGCGTAAACCCAGCCAACATTGGGTTCAGCTATCTGACGATGGAGTCGGACAAGTTCATCTGCATTCGTGAGAAGGTGGGCGAGCAGAACCAGGTGGTGATTGTGGACATGTCGGATCCCACCAACCCAATCAGGAGACCGATTTCTGCCGACAGTGCCATCATGAACCCCGCCAGCAAAGTCATCGCCCTCAAAG CTGCCAAGACGCTGCAGATCTTCAACATTGAGATGAAGAGTAAGATGAAGGCTCACACCATGTCAGAGGAGGTCATGTTCTGGAAGTGGATCTCTGTAAACACCGTGGCTTTGGTGACAGATACTGCCGTCTATCACTGGAGCATGGAGGGGGATTCCCAACCGACTAAAGTATTCGATCGGCACGCCAGTCTGGCCGGATGTCAGATCATTAACTACAGAACTGACGAACAACAGAAGTGGTTACTGCTGATAGGGATTTCTGCACAG CAAAACCGTGTGGTCGGAGCAATGCAGCTGTACTCCGTTGACAGGAAAGTGTCCCAGCCCATCGAGGGCCACGCTGCTGCCTTCGGGGAGTTCAAAGTGGAGGGAAATGCCAAACCTTCCACTCTCTTCTGTTTTGCTGTGCGCTCACAGGCTGGGGGAAAG TTACACATCATCGAAGTTGGTCAGCCAGCTGCAGGAAACCAGCCATTTGCTAAGAAAGCTGTGGATGTGTTTTTCCCACCAGAGGCCCAGACAGACTTTCCTGTTGCTATGCAG ATTGGTAGTAAGCATGGCGTAATATACTTGATCACAAAGTATGGTTACATTCACCTGTACGACCTGGAGTCTGGAGTGTGTATTTACATGAACCGAATCAGTGCTGAGACCATCTTTGTAACCGCTCCTCACGAAGCCACTTCGGGAATCATTGGTGTCAATAAGAAGGGACAG GTTTTGTCAGTATGTGTGGAAGAGGAGAATATTGTAAACTATGCCACCAACGTGCTGCAGAACCCTGATCTCGCCCTGAGGATAGCTGTCAGGTCAAACCTTGCTGGGGCAGAGGAGCTTTTTGCTAGGAAGTTCAACACTCTGTTTGCCCAGGGAAGTTACTCAGAGGCTGCGAAGGTTGCTGCATCAGCACCCAAG GGTATCCTGCGAACAGCAGAAACCATCCGCAAGTTTCAGAGCGTCCCGGCCCAGCCGGGTCAAGCCTCTCCACTGCTGCAGTACTTTGGTATTCTTCTGGACCAGGGCCAGCTCAACAAGTTTGAGTCTCTGGAGCTGTGCAGGCCTGTCTTGCAACAGGGCCGCAAGCAACTACTGGAGAAATGGCTGAAAGAGGACAAG CTGGAGTGCTCAGAGGAGCTGGGAGACCTGGTGAAGGCCTCTGACCCCACTCTCGCTCTTAGTGTGTACCTCAGAGCAAATGTCCCCAACAAGGTCATTCAGTGCTTTGCAGAGACTGGCCAATTCCAGAAGATAGTGTTGTATGCTAAAAAG GTGGGATATACCCCAGACTGGGTGTTTCTGCTGCGGAATGTGATGCGTGTGAATCCAGACCAGGGTCTGCAGTTTGCTCAGatgctggtccaggatgaggaACCGCTGGCCAACATCAACCAG ATTGTTGATGTGTTTATGGAGGGTAGTCTGATCCAGCAGTGCACCTCTTTCCTATTGGATGCTTTAAAGAACAACCGCCCAGCAGAAGGTCACTTGCAGACACGTCTGCTTGAGATGAACCTAATACACGCCCCCCAG GTAGCAGATGCAATCCTTGGGAACCAGATGTTCACGCACTATGACCGTGCCCATGTTGCTCAGCTGTGTGAGAAGGCAGGACTACTACAGAGAGCTCTTGAACACTACACTGACCTGTACGATATCAAACGAGCCGTGGTTCACACACATCTGCTCAACCCTGAG tggcTGGTGAACTTTTTTGGCTCCTTGTCAGTTGAAGACTCTTTAGAGTGTTTAAGGGCCATGCTGTCGGCTAATATCAGGCAGAACCTGCAGCTGTGTGTCCAGGTAGCATCTAAATATCACGAACAACTGGGAACTCAAGCGTTAGTGGAGCTTTTTGAATCCTTCAAGAGCTATGAAG GCTTGTTTTACTTCCTTGGGTCGATTGTGAATTTCAGCCAAGAGCCCGATGTTCACTTTAAATACATCCAGGCTGCCTGTAAGACCGGCCAGATCAAAGAAGTGGAGAGAATCTGTAGAGAAAGCAACTGTTACGACCCAGACAGGGTTAAAAACTTTCTCAAG GAAGCAAAGCTAACGGACCAGCTTCCTCTTATCATTGTTTGTGATCGCTTTGACTTTGTCCACGACCTAGTTCTCTACCTTTACCGCAACAGTCTGCAGAAATACATTGAAATCTATGTACAGAAG GTCAACCCCAGTCGTTTACCAGTGGTGATTGGAGGTTTATTGGATGTGGATTGTTCTGAGGATGTTATTAAGAACCTGATCATGGTGGTCAGAGGGCAGTTTTCCACTGATGAGCTGGTGGACGAGGTAGAGAAAAGGAACAG GTTGAAACTTCTGTTGCCATGGCTGGAGTCTCGTATCCATGAAGGATGTGAAGAGCCAGCTACCCATAACGCCCTGGCCAAGATCTACATTGACAGCAACAACACACCCGAGCGCTTCCTGAAGGAGAACCCGTTCTATGACAGCGCCGTGGTTGGACGCTACTGTGAGAAGAGAGACCCCCACCTGGCCTGTGTGGCTTATGAGAGAGGGCAGTGTGATCTAGACCTCATCAAA GTGTGCAATGAGAATTCATTATTTAAGAGTGAGGCTCGATATCTGGTACGGCGGAAAGATCCAGAGCTTTGGGCGACTGTGTTAGAAGAAAACAATCCTTTTAGAAGACAGCTCATCGACCAG GTGGTGCAGACAGCTCTGTCAGAAACCCAAGACCCAGAGGAGGTGTCGGTCACAGTGAAAGCCTTCATGACTGCAGACCTGCCCAATGAGCTGATTGAACTTCTGGAGAAAATCGTACTTGATAATTCAGTCTTCAGTGAACACAG aaaccTACAGAACTTGCTTATTTTGACGGCCATCAAGGCAGATCGCACTCGTGTGATGGAGTACATTAACAGGCTAGACAACTACGATGCTCCGGATATTGCAAACATCGCTATCAGCAACGAGCTCTTTGAAGAGGCGTTTGCTATTTTCAAGAAGTTTGATGTGAACACCTCAGCCATACAG GTACTGATAGAGCACATAGGGAACTTAGACCGTGCCTATGAGTTTGCGGAGCGCTGTAATGAGCCTGCAGTGTGGAGTCAGTTAGCAAGAGCCcagctgcacagagacctggtCAAGGAAGCCATTGATTCATACATAAAAGCCGTTGACCCGTCAGCGTACATGGAGGTAGTCAACGCAGCCAGCAAGAACA ATAACTGGGAGGATTTGGTGAAGTTTCTACAGATGGCTCGGAAGAAAGCCAGAGAGTCTTACGTGGAAACGGAGCTGATCTTTGCTTTAGCTAAAACTAACCGTCTGGCTGAGCTGGAAGAATTTGTCAGCGGGCCCAACAATGCTCACATacagcag GTGGGCGATAGATGTTATGAGGAGGGTATGTACGAAGCAGCCAAACTTTTGTATAACAATGTGTCCAACTTTGCTCGACTTGCATCCACATTAGTCCACCTGGGAGAGTACCAGGCAGCTGTGGACAGCGCCAGGAAAGCCAACAGCACACGGACATGGAAGGAG GTATGTTTTGCATGCGTGGACGGCGAGGAGTTTCGTCTGGCACAAATCTGCGGCCTTCACATTGTGATCCATGCTGACGAGCTGGAGGACCTTATCAGCTACTACCAGGACCGCGGGTACTTTGAGGAACTCATTGCTCTGCTCGAGGCTGCTTTGGGTCTGGAGCGGGCCCATATGGGTATGTTCACCGAGCTCGCCATCCTGtactcaaagttcaaacctcaGAAGATGAGGGAGCACCTGGAGCTCTTCTGGTCCAGAGTCAACATCCCAAAG GTTCTTCGTGCTGCAGAGCAGTCTCATTTATGGGCAGAGTTGGTTTTCCTTTACGATAAATACGAGGAGTATGACAACGCTGTCATCACTATGATGACTCATCCGACTGACGCATGGAAAGAAGGGCTTTTTAAAGATATTATTGCAAAG GTTGCCAACGTGGAGCTCTACTATAAGTCTCTATCCTTCTATCTGGATTACAAACCCCTCCTACTGAATGATCTGCTGACCATTTTGTCTCCTCGGTTGGACCACAGCCGGGCTGTCATCTTTTTTAGCAAG ATGAACCAGCTGAAGTTGGTCAAGCCTTACTTGAGGTCTGTGCAGAATCACAATAACAAGTCTGTCAATGAAGCTCTTAACAACCTgcttacagaggaggaagactACCAG GGATTGAGAGCCTCCATTGATGCTTATGACAACTTTGACACCATCGGGTTGGCTCAGAGGTTAGAAAAGCATGAACTGATTGAGTTCAGGCGTATTGCTGCTTATTTGTATAAGGGCAACAACCGCTGGAGACAGAGCGTGGAGCTTTGCAAGAAGGACAAGCTATACAag GATGCCATGCTGTATGCAGCGGAGTCTAAGGATGCTGAGCTGGCAGAGACTTTACTCCAGTGGTTCCTAGAGGAGGGCAGGAAGGAGTGCTTTGCTGCCTGCCTGTTTGCCTCCTATGATCTCCTGCACCCTGACGTGGTGCTGGAGCTGGCCTGGAGGCACAACATAATGGACTTTGCCATGCCGTACTTTATCCAGGTCATGAGAGAGTACTTCACGAAG GTGGACAAACTGGAGGAGGCCgaaagccaaagaaaaactgaagaGGAAGTGACAGAACCTCAGCCGATGGTGTTCG GTCAGCAGCTGATGTTGACTGCCTCTCCTTCTCCAGTGGCTACCCAGCCAGCGTATCCTGGCTACGGTTACCCTCCCGCTGCTGCCGCAGGCTACCCCGCTCAGCCCGCTTACGGCTTCAGCATGTAG
- the cltcl1 gene encoding clathrin heavy chain 1 isoform X1 — translation MAQILPIRFQEHLQLQNLGVNPANIGFSYLTMESDKFICIREKVGEQNQVVIVDMSDPTNPIRRPISADSAIMNPASKVIALKAAKTLQIFNIEMKSKMKAHTMSEEVMFWKWISVNTVALVTDTAVYHWSMEGDSQPTKVFDRHASLAGCQIINYRTDEQQKWLLLIGISAQQNRVVGAMQLYSVDRKVSQPIEGHAAAFGEFKVEGNAKPSTLFCFAVRSQAGGKLHIIEVGQPAAGNQPFAKKAVDVFFPPEAQTDFPVAMQIGSKHGVIYLITKYGYIHLYDLESGVCIYMNRISAETIFVTAPHEATSGIIGVNKKGQVLSVCVEEENIVNYATNVLQNPDLALRIAVRSNLAGAEELFARKFNTLFAQGSYSEAAKVAASAPKGILRTAETIRKFQSVPAQPGQASPLLQYFGILLDQGQLNKFESLELCRPVLQQGRKQLLEKWLKEDKLECSEELGDLVKASDPTLALSVYLRANVPNKVIQCFAETGQFQKIVLYAKKVGYTPDWVFLLRNVMRVNPDQGLQFAQMLVQDEEPLANINQIVDVFMEGSLIQQCTSFLLDALKNNRPAEGHLQTRLLEMNLIHAPQVADAILGNQMFTHYDRAHVAQLCEKAGLLQRALEHYTDLYDIKRAVVHTHLLNPEWLVNFFGSLSVEDSLECLRAMLSANIRQNLQLCVQVASKYHEQLGTQALVELFESFKSYEGLFYFLGSIVNFSQEPDVHFKYIQAACKTGQIKEVERICRESNCYDPDRVKNFLKEAKLTDQLPLIIVCDRFDFVHDLVLYLYRNSLQKYIEIYVQKVNPSRLPVVIGGLLDVDCSEDVIKNLIMVVRGQFSTDELVDEVEKRNRLKLLLPWLESRIHEGCEEPATHNALAKIYIDSNNTPERFLKENPFYDSAVVGRYCEKRDPHLACVAYERGQCDLDLIKVCNENSLFKSEARYLVRRKDPELWATVLEENNPFRRQLIDQVVQTALSETQDPEEVSVTVKAFMTADLPNELIELLEKIVLDNSVFSEHRNLQNLLILTAIKADRTRVMEYINRLDNYDAPDIANIAISNELFEEAFAIFKKFDVNTSAIQVLIEHIGNLDRAYEFAERCNEPAVWSQLARAQLHRDLVKEAIDSYIKAVDPSAYMEVVNAASKNNNWEDLVKFLQMARKKARESYVETELIFALAKTNRLAELEEFVSGPNNAHIQQVGDRCYEEGMYEAAKLLYNNVSNFARLASTLVHLGEYQAAVDSARKANSTRTWKEVCFACVDGEEFRLAQICGLHIVIHADELEDLISYYQDRGYFEELIALLEAALGLERAHMGMFTELAILYSKFKPQKMREHLELFWSRVNIPKVLRAAEQSHLWAELVFLYDKYEEYDNAVITMMTHPTDAWKEGLFKDIIAKVANVELYYKSLSFYLDYKPLLLNDLLTILSPRLDHSRAVIFFSKMNQLKLVKPYLRSVQNHNNKSVNEALNNLLTEEEDYQGLRASIDAYDNFDTIGLAQRLEKHELIEFRRIAAYLYKGNNRWRQSVELCKKDKLYKDAMLYAAESKDAELAETLLQWFLEEGRKECFAACLFASYDLLHPDVVLELAWRHNIMDFAMPYFIQVMREYFTKVDEFAAKVTVDKLEEAESQRKTEEEVTEPQPMVFGQQLMLTASPSPVATQPAYPGYGYPPAAAAGYPAQPAYGFSM, via the exons ATGGCTCAGATACTGCCGATACGATTTCAGGAGCATCTGCAG cTGCAGAACCTGGGCGTAAACCCAGCCAACATTGGGTTCAGCTATCTGACGATGGAGTCGGACAAGTTCATCTGCATTCGTGAGAAGGTGGGCGAGCAGAACCAGGTGGTGATTGTGGACATGTCGGATCCCACCAACCCAATCAGGAGACCGATTTCTGCCGACAGTGCCATCATGAACCCCGCCAGCAAAGTCATCGCCCTCAAAG CTGCCAAGACGCTGCAGATCTTCAACATTGAGATGAAGAGTAAGATGAAGGCTCACACCATGTCAGAGGAGGTCATGTTCTGGAAGTGGATCTCTGTAAACACCGTGGCTTTGGTGACAGATACTGCCGTCTATCACTGGAGCATGGAGGGGGATTCCCAACCGACTAAAGTATTCGATCGGCACGCCAGTCTGGCCGGATGTCAGATCATTAACTACAGAACTGACGAACAACAGAAGTGGTTACTGCTGATAGGGATTTCTGCACAG CAAAACCGTGTGGTCGGAGCAATGCAGCTGTACTCCGTTGACAGGAAAGTGTCCCAGCCCATCGAGGGCCACGCTGCTGCCTTCGGGGAGTTCAAAGTGGAGGGAAATGCCAAACCTTCCACTCTCTTCTGTTTTGCTGTGCGCTCACAGGCTGGGGGAAAG TTACACATCATCGAAGTTGGTCAGCCAGCTGCAGGAAACCAGCCATTTGCTAAGAAAGCTGTGGATGTGTTTTTCCCACCAGAGGCCCAGACAGACTTTCCTGTTGCTATGCAG ATTGGTAGTAAGCATGGCGTAATATACTTGATCACAAAGTATGGTTACATTCACCTGTACGACCTGGAGTCTGGAGTGTGTATTTACATGAACCGAATCAGTGCTGAGACCATCTTTGTAACCGCTCCTCACGAAGCCACTTCGGGAATCATTGGTGTCAATAAGAAGGGACAG GTTTTGTCAGTATGTGTGGAAGAGGAGAATATTGTAAACTATGCCACCAACGTGCTGCAGAACCCTGATCTCGCCCTGAGGATAGCTGTCAGGTCAAACCTTGCTGGGGCAGAGGAGCTTTTTGCTAGGAAGTTCAACACTCTGTTTGCCCAGGGAAGTTACTCAGAGGCTGCGAAGGTTGCTGCATCAGCACCCAAG GGTATCCTGCGAACAGCAGAAACCATCCGCAAGTTTCAGAGCGTCCCGGCCCAGCCGGGTCAAGCCTCTCCACTGCTGCAGTACTTTGGTATTCTTCTGGACCAGGGCCAGCTCAACAAGTTTGAGTCTCTGGAGCTGTGCAGGCCTGTCTTGCAACAGGGCCGCAAGCAACTACTGGAGAAATGGCTGAAAGAGGACAAG CTGGAGTGCTCAGAGGAGCTGGGAGACCTGGTGAAGGCCTCTGACCCCACTCTCGCTCTTAGTGTGTACCTCAGAGCAAATGTCCCCAACAAGGTCATTCAGTGCTTTGCAGAGACTGGCCAATTCCAGAAGATAGTGTTGTATGCTAAAAAG GTGGGATATACCCCAGACTGGGTGTTTCTGCTGCGGAATGTGATGCGTGTGAATCCAGACCAGGGTCTGCAGTTTGCTCAGatgctggtccaggatgaggaACCGCTGGCCAACATCAACCAG ATTGTTGATGTGTTTATGGAGGGTAGTCTGATCCAGCAGTGCACCTCTTTCCTATTGGATGCTTTAAAGAACAACCGCCCAGCAGAAGGTCACTTGCAGACACGTCTGCTTGAGATGAACCTAATACACGCCCCCCAG GTAGCAGATGCAATCCTTGGGAACCAGATGTTCACGCACTATGACCGTGCCCATGTTGCTCAGCTGTGTGAGAAGGCAGGACTACTACAGAGAGCTCTTGAACACTACACTGACCTGTACGATATCAAACGAGCCGTGGTTCACACACATCTGCTCAACCCTGAG tggcTGGTGAACTTTTTTGGCTCCTTGTCAGTTGAAGACTCTTTAGAGTGTTTAAGGGCCATGCTGTCGGCTAATATCAGGCAGAACCTGCAGCTGTGTGTCCAGGTAGCATCTAAATATCACGAACAACTGGGAACTCAAGCGTTAGTGGAGCTTTTTGAATCCTTCAAGAGCTATGAAG GCTTGTTTTACTTCCTTGGGTCGATTGTGAATTTCAGCCAAGAGCCCGATGTTCACTTTAAATACATCCAGGCTGCCTGTAAGACCGGCCAGATCAAAGAAGTGGAGAGAATCTGTAGAGAAAGCAACTGTTACGACCCAGACAGGGTTAAAAACTTTCTCAAG GAAGCAAAGCTAACGGACCAGCTTCCTCTTATCATTGTTTGTGATCGCTTTGACTTTGTCCACGACCTAGTTCTCTACCTTTACCGCAACAGTCTGCAGAAATACATTGAAATCTATGTACAGAAG GTCAACCCCAGTCGTTTACCAGTGGTGATTGGAGGTTTATTGGATGTGGATTGTTCTGAGGATGTTATTAAGAACCTGATCATGGTGGTCAGAGGGCAGTTTTCCACTGATGAGCTGGTGGACGAGGTAGAGAAAAGGAACAG GTTGAAACTTCTGTTGCCATGGCTGGAGTCTCGTATCCATGAAGGATGTGAAGAGCCAGCTACCCATAACGCCCTGGCCAAGATCTACATTGACAGCAACAACACACCCGAGCGCTTCCTGAAGGAGAACCCGTTCTATGACAGCGCCGTGGTTGGACGCTACTGTGAGAAGAGAGACCCCCACCTGGCCTGTGTGGCTTATGAGAGAGGGCAGTGTGATCTAGACCTCATCAAA GTGTGCAATGAGAATTCATTATTTAAGAGTGAGGCTCGATATCTGGTACGGCGGAAAGATCCAGAGCTTTGGGCGACTGTGTTAGAAGAAAACAATCCTTTTAGAAGACAGCTCATCGACCAG GTGGTGCAGACAGCTCTGTCAGAAACCCAAGACCCAGAGGAGGTGTCGGTCACAGTGAAAGCCTTCATGACTGCAGACCTGCCCAATGAGCTGATTGAACTTCTGGAGAAAATCGTACTTGATAATTCAGTCTTCAGTGAACACAG aaaccTACAGAACTTGCTTATTTTGACGGCCATCAAGGCAGATCGCACTCGTGTGATGGAGTACATTAACAGGCTAGACAACTACGATGCTCCGGATATTGCAAACATCGCTATCAGCAACGAGCTCTTTGAAGAGGCGTTTGCTATTTTCAAGAAGTTTGATGTGAACACCTCAGCCATACAG GTACTGATAGAGCACATAGGGAACTTAGACCGTGCCTATGAGTTTGCGGAGCGCTGTAATGAGCCTGCAGTGTGGAGTCAGTTAGCAAGAGCCcagctgcacagagacctggtCAAGGAAGCCATTGATTCATACATAAAAGCCGTTGACCCGTCAGCGTACATGGAGGTAGTCAACGCAGCCAGCAAGAACA ATAACTGGGAGGATTTGGTGAAGTTTCTACAGATGGCTCGGAAGAAAGCCAGAGAGTCTTACGTGGAAACGGAGCTGATCTTTGCTTTAGCTAAAACTAACCGTCTGGCTGAGCTGGAAGAATTTGTCAGCGGGCCCAACAATGCTCACATacagcag GTGGGCGATAGATGTTATGAGGAGGGTATGTACGAAGCAGCCAAACTTTTGTATAACAATGTGTCCAACTTTGCTCGACTTGCATCCACATTAGTCCACCTGGGAGAGTACCAGGCAGCTGTGGACAGCGCCAGGAAAGCCAACAGCACACGGACATGGAAGGAG GTATGTTTTGCATGCGTGGACGGCGAGGAGTTTCGTCTGGCACAAATCTGCGGCCTTCACATTGTGATCCATGCTGACGAGCTGGAGGACCTTATCAGCTACTACCAGGACCGCGGGTACTTTGAGGAACTCATTGCTCTGCTCGAGGCTGCTTTGGGTCTGGAGCGGGCCCATATGGGTATGTTCACCGAGCTCGCCATCCTGtactcaaagttcaaacctcaGAAGATGAGGGAGCACCTGGAGCTCTTCTGGTCCAGAGTCAACATCCCAAAG GTTCTTCGTGCTGCAGAGCAGTCTCATTTATGGGCAGAGTTGGTTTTCCTTTACGATAAATACGAGGAGTATGACAACGCTGTCATCACTATGATGACTCATCCGACTGACGCATGGAAAGAAGGGCTTTTTAAAGATATTATTGCAAAG GTTGCCAACGTGGAGCTCTACTATAAGTCTCTATCCTTCTATCTGGATTACAAACCCCTCCTACTGAATGATCTGCTGACCATTTTGTCTCCTCGGTTGGACCACAGCCGGGCTGTCATCTTTTTTAGCAAG ATGAACCAGCTGAAGTTGGTCAAGCCTTACTTGAGGTCTGTGCAGAATCACAATAACAAGTCTGTCAATGAAGCTCTTAACAACCTgcttacagaggaggaagactACCAG GGATTGAGAGCCTCCATTGATGCTTATGACAACTTTGACACCATCGGGTTGGCTCAGAGGTTAGAAAAGCATGAACTGATTGAGTTCAGGCGTATTGCTGCTTATTTGTATAAGGGCAACAACCGCTGGAGACAGAGCGTGGAGCTTTGCAAGAAGGACAAGCTATACAag GATGCCATGCTGTATGCAGCGGAGTCTAAGGATGCTGAGCTGGCAGAGACTTTACTCCAGTGGTTCCTAGAGGAGGGCAGGAAGGAGTGCTTTGCTGCCTGCCTGTTTGCCTCCTATGATCTCCTGCACCCTGACGTGGTGCTGGAGCTGGCCTGGAGGCACAACATAATGGACTTTGCCATGCCGTACTTTATCCAGGTCATGAGAGAGTACTTCACGAAG GTTGATGAGTTTGCAGCGAAGGTGACG GTGGACAAACTGGAGGAGGCCgaaagccaaagaaaaactgaagaGGAAGTGACAGAACCTCAGCCGATGGTGTTCG GTCAGCAGCTGATGTTGACTGCCTCTCCTTCTCCAGTGGCTACCCAGCCAGCGTATCCTGGCTACGGTTACCCTCCCGCTGCTGCCGCAGGCTACCCCGCTCAGCCCGCTTACGGCTTCAGCATGTAG